The Methanohalophilus portucalensis genome window below encodes:
- a CDS encoding nitrilase-related carbon-nitrogen hydrolase, producing MVKVACIQMDVEHCNKKTNIEKALSMADRALAMGAEIIVFPEVFSTGFCYEKMEKLAEKPPYPTIGQLADFSKKNKCILIGSIVEELDTETKPYANLGFCIENGIIRGTYRKIHPFGEEKGHFTPGDSIQPIKLENICIGLEICYEIRFPEVARKLVLEGADLLVTIAQFPDPRGNHWRILGPARAVENQIPHVMCNRTGEDPTKSFPGSSMIIDALGNTLADSDRDECIIMADIDLSLAKELSSKIPVLDDRREDLYSN from the coding sequence ATGGTAAAAGTTGCCTGTATCCAGATGGACGTTGAGCATTGTAATAAGAAAACAAACATCGAAAAAGCCCTCTCTATGGCTGATCGGGCCCTTGCCATGGGCGCTGAAATAATTGTATTCCCGGAAGTGTTTTCCACAGGTTTCTGTTATGAAAAGATGGAAAAACTGGCTGAAAAGCCACCCTACCCCACAATAGGACAACTTGCGGATTTTTCAAAAAAAAACAAATGCATCCTTATCGGTTCAATCGTGGAAGAACTGGATACTGAAACCAAACCCTATGCCAATCTTGGGTTCTGTATTGAAAACGGTATAATTCGGGGAACTTATCGCAAAATCCACCCCTTTGGGGAAGAAAAAGGTCACTTCACCCCGGGTGATTCCATTCAGCCCATAAAACTTGAAAATATATGTATCGGATTGGAAATATGCTACGAGATCAGGTTTCCTGAAGTGGCACGCAAACTTGTGCTTGAAGGAGCAGACTTACTGGTGACTATTGCCCAATTTCCGGACCCCCGGGGCAATCACTGGAGAATCCTGGGTCCTGCCAGGGCAGTGGAAAACCAGATTCCTCATGTGATGTGCAACCGCACAGGTGAGGATCCGACCAAATCGTTCCCTGGAAGTTCCATGATTATTGATGCCCTGGGAAATACTCTTGCAGATTCCGACCGCGATGAATGTATAATTATGGCAGACATCGACCTCTCACTTGCCAAAGAACTATCCAGTAAAATACCTGTACTGGATGACCGTAGGGAAGATCTATATTCCAATTGA
- a CDS encoding methanogenesis marker 12 protein, whose product MYLGIDHGTNAMRFAALDKHGKFFYFEVPRTEMKEMESSEILKLIQKQFNINIKQIEMIALTYSMGDGIVNIMDIQDVHNRGVRSIEGVGKKTGAGTLVFDTIKKAQIPAVVIPGIHSKSHTDSRMNVFSHSTSPEKLGIAYDALSRGINNFIVSDISSNTVTMAVANGEIVGALDACIFAPGTVHGPLDLDAIRQVDAGKCGANEAFMNSGVLKNTSYKNTADLLGGLKDNEDQAKFAIDTLALFASMEIEAMKVLLKDYSTCDCLFLAGSMAEVDPLVEQIHHYLDMKPWILGKWSAATGCARMARDIAKGKKQILGIEVRI is encoded by the coding sequence ATGTATTTAGGTATTGATCACGGCACAAATGCAATGCGTTTTGCAGCTCTTGATAAACATGGAAAATTCTTCTATTTTGAAGTTCCCCGAACAGAAATGAAGGAGATGGAAAGCAGTGAAATTCTTAAATTGATCCAAAAGCAATTCAATATCAATATCAAACAGATTGAAATGATTGCTCTTACTTACTCTATGGGAGATGGAATTGTCAATATTATGGATATACAGGATGTCCACAATCGTGGAGTAAGAAGTATTGAAGGAGTCGGTAAAAAGACCGGTGCGGGAACTCTGGTGTTTGATACTATCAAGAAGGCACAAATCCCTGCAGTTGTAATACCCGGGATACATTCAAAAAGCCATACGGATTCTCGAATGAACGTATTTTCTCATTCCACAAGTCCTGAAAAACTTGGAATTGCCTATGATGCATTATCCAGGGGTATTAATAATTTCATTGTATCAGATATCAGTTCAAATACTGTAACTATGGCTGTTGCAAACGGGGAGATTGTAGGTGCCCTTGATGCCTGTATTTTCGCACCCGGGACCGTACACGGCCCTCTTGATCTTGATGCAATAAGGCAGGTTGATGCCGGGAAGTGTGGTGCAAATGAGGCTTTCATGAACAGTGGTGTGCTGAAAAACACGTCTTATAAAAACACTGCAGATTTGCTTGGTGGATTAAAAGATAATGAGGATCAGGCAAAATTTGCAATTGATACTCTTGCTCTTTTTGCATCCATGGAAATAGAAGCCATGAAAGTCCTGCTAAAGGATTATTCAACATGTGATTGTCTTTTTCTTGCAGGCTCTATGGCAGAAGTGGATCCCCTTGTAGAACAAATACATCACTATCTGGATATGAAACCCTGGATTCTGGGAAAATGGAGTGCAGCTACTGGATGTGCCCGTATGGCCAGGGATATTGCAAAAGGCAAAAAGCAAATCCTGGGTATCGAAGTTAGGATCTGA
- a CDS encoding DUF2103 domain-containing protein has product MTPNSTLQSKLGGSHSTIIGGRHGKKLLKIISNHPDVKRIIPSVITVKGKSAPGGKIDVKILRPDSRGNLRALLTHGTSSQEVRIVTSVGKEEEGERIMQELNAMFME; this is encoded by the coding sequence ATGACTCCTAATTCAACCTTACAAAGCAAGCTTGGGGGTTCGCATTCCACCATCATAGGTGGTAGACATGGCAAGAAACTGCTCAAAATAATCAGTAATCATCCAGATGTCAAAAGAATAATCCCTTCAGTAATTACTGTTAAAGGTAAGAGTGCACCCGGTGGGAAGATAGATGTGAAAATTCTTCGTCCGGATAGCAGGGGCAATTTGAGGGCTCTCCTGACACATGGTACTTCTTCCCAGGAAGTAAGAATTGTTACAAGCGTTGGGAAAGAAGAAGAAGGGGAAAGAATAATGCAGGAATTAAATGCAATGTTTATGGAGTGA